The following coding sequences lie in one Candidatus Nitrospira allomarina genomic window:
- the glnD gene encoding [protein-PII] uridylyltransferase, with product MSLPPTGLTEHKDSSLGLHVLQSQREVLRQRLIEGATGSEITQNFSDFMDALLIARFREVIQQGNAGVRAGWQQCCLVAMGGYGRRELAPYSDIDVMILTLGNQSEVAEALSTGVFHRLWDLGFQVGHSVRSIAECLTIAEVDLAVCTSLMESRFLIGSALVFQEFQRKFERRIIKKRAQRFVLDKIHEREREYAKFGETVFMLEPNIKKSKGGLRDLHLLQWVGQARYGAGTIQELSNRGIIAIQDYQVLQEAQEFLWRVRCFLHFEAGRAQDILTFDDQVRLSALWGFVDHPHLLAVEQFMQVYFRHTTGLFDRGRRFLDQAREGSWLDRVRQWWPPPLIEGHFRILENRLTIQTDKLLEVMESPMLLLRLFEISHRQAVPIDSRILNELSQHMGTLPNELFHTKPVSRLFRHILSNPGRIAQILEAMHQASLLEKLVPAFSRVRGLMQFNQYHKYTVDEHSLLAVREAERLQHHQGVIGEVYRNIVDKDILHLALLLHDLGKGRPGDHSEVGQEIAHLTADRLDLSEKERQTLAFLVRHHLQMSHTAFRRDLNDPKTIVTFARLVKTVGMLQKLFILTIADISAVGPEVMTKWKESLLGELYSLTYAELAGDAGPSYAGDGNKNISPEDRDQLIKILKADRSEGHSPEPDWSEWVNAKLQQLPSRYVQSTPVDQMAAYLLAIRSLPVKPTHVEARFNKASGVTEYVLITREQTKPGVFMQVAGVLAAMGLQVLEAQIMTLKDGTVWDVFSVHDSDYEGPPSVERLEEVANEIQEVVEGRQSVHQMIERRRRMAFGRPFPTGRHPTEVHIDHGVSDAFTVIDLFADDKQGLLFVIAKTLVQFGSFNSYGQNRDQVRSGGRCFLCDQFSGRKNSFR from the coding sequence ATGTCTTTGCCCCCAACCGGTTTGACGGAACACAAGGACTCCTCTCTGGGGCTTCATGTTCTCCAGTCCCAGCGCGAGGTTCTGCGACAACGCTTAATTGAAGGGGCGACCGGCAGTGAGATCACCCAGAATTTTTCGGATTTCATGGATGCTTTACTGATCGCGCGATTTCGGGAGGTCATTCAGCAAGGCAATGCAGGCGTGCGAGCTGGATGGCAGCAATGCTGTTTAGTGGCCATGGGGGGGTATGGGCGGCGGGAGTTAGCTCCCTATTCCGACATTGATGTGATGATTCTCACTCTGGGCAATCAAAGTGAAGTTGCTGAGGCACTGTCTACCGGAGTCTTTCACCGGCTTTGGGATCTTGGGTTTCAAGTTGGGCATAGTGTGCGGTCCATAGCAGAATGTCTGACGATTGCGGAAGTCGATCTGGCGGTATGTACCTCACTGATGGAATCACGATTTCTTATCGGCAGTGCTTTAGTGTTTCAGGAATTTCAACGAAAATTTGAACGTCGGATCATTAAGAAACGGGCGCAACGGTTTGTTCTGGATAAAATTCACGAGCGTGAAAGAGAGTATGCCAAATTTGGTGAGACTGTCTTTATGCTGGAACCGAATATTAAAAAAAGTAAGGGTGGGCTTCGGGATCTGCATTTGCTGCAGTGGGTTGGGCAGGCCCGGTATGGAGCGGGGACGATTCAAGAACTCTCGAATCGGGGAATAATTGCTATTCAGGATTATCAGGTTCTGCAAGAAGCACAGGAATTTCTTTGGCGAGTTCGGTGTTTTTTACATTTTGAAGCGGGACGGGCTCAAGATATCCTCACGTTCGACGATCAGGTTCGGCTCTCTGCACTTTGGGGTTTTGTGGATCATCCCCATTTGTTAGCCGTTGAGCAATTTATGCAAGTGTATTTCCGTCATACGACCGGGTTGTTTGACCGTGGTCGGCGATTTCTTGATCAAGCCAGGGAGGGATCCTGGTTGGATCGGGTTCGACAATGGTGGCCTCCGCCATTAATTGAAGGGCACTTCCGTATTCTGGAGAATCGCCTGACAATTCAAACGGATAAACTCCTTGAGGTGATGGAGAGCCCCATGTTGCTTCTGAGGTTATTTGAAATCTCTCATCGTCAAGCAGTCCCCATCGATTCCCGCATTCTCAATGAATTGTCTCAGCACATGGGAACCCTACCCAATGAGTTGTTTCATACCAAGCCTGTGAGTCGGCTTTTTCGGCATATTCTGTCAAACCCTGGTCGGATAGCTCAAATTCTTGAGGCCATGCATCAGGCTAGTCTACTGGAAAAACTTGTTCCCGCTTTCTCCCGAGTACGTGGCCTCATGCAGTTCAATCAATATCATAAATACACGGTCGATGAGCACAGTCTGCTCGCAGTGAGGGAAGCGGAGCGGCTTCAACATCATCAAGGGGTCATAGGAGAGGTTTACCGAAACATCGTTGATAAAGACATTTTGCATCTGGCGCTCTTGCTGCATGATTTAGGCAAAGGGCGTCCTGGGGATCATAGTGAAGTCGGTCAGGAGATTGCCCATTTAACAGCTGATCGGTTGGATTTATCTGAGAAGGAACGGCAGACTCTCGCTTTCCTGGTTCGCCATCACTTGCAGATGTCTCATACGGCTTTTCGTCGAGATCTTAACGATCCTAAAACCATTGTCACATTTGCCCGGTTGGTAAAGACTGTCGGGATGCTTCAAAAGCTGTTTATTCTGACTATTGCAGATATATCAGCGGTGGGACCAGAGGTGATGACGAAATGGAAAGAGTCCTTATTAGGGGAATTGTATTCCCTGACTTACGCAGAGCTTGCCGGGGATGCGGGTCCATCGTATGCCGGTGATGGGAATAAGAATATTTCGCCAGAAGATCGGGACCAACTTATCAAGATTTTAAAGGCCGATCGAAGCGAGGGACATTCTCCGGAACCCGACTGGTCGGAATGGGTGAATGCCAAACTTCAACAACTCCCCAGCCGGTACGTTCAGTCGACACCGGTTGACCAAATGGCGGCGTACCTCCTAGCCATTCGTTCTCTCCCTGTCAAGCCGACTCATGTGGAAGCCCGTTTCAATAAGGCATCGGGTGTTACGGAGTATGTGCTGATCACCCGTGAACAGACCAAACCAGGTGTTTTTATGCAGGTGGCCGGAGTGTTAGCGGCCATGGGTTTGCAGGTATTGGAAGCGCAAATTATGACACTGAAGGATGGCACGGTATGGGATGTGTTCTCGGTACATGATTCAGATTATGAAGGGCCGCCATCTGTCGAACGCCTAGAGGAGGTGGCAAATGAAATTCAAGAGGTCGTGGAGGGAAGGCAATCAGTTCACCAAATGATTGAACGACGACGGCGCATGGCCTTTGGTCGTCCGTTTCCTACAGGCCGGCATCCCACGGAAGTTCATATTGATCATGGGGTCTCAGATGCCTTTACGGTGATTGACCTCTTTGCCGATGACAAGCAAGGGTTGCTCTTTGTGATTGCCAAAACGCTGGTTCAATTTGGGTCTTTCAATTCATATGGCCAGAATCGGGACCAGGTTAGATCAGGTGGCCGATGTTTTTTATGTGACCAATTTTCAGGGAGAAAAAATTCTTTCCGGTGA
- a CDS encoding redoxin domain-containing protein: MNIGHSTLPHMRVPALLKGNMIDLDLASLEGQWGILCCPPKLEFCDAVFLNQFRRTVQKQGALLLGMQHPAHLFRGSHLHTIKILSIPLLIDSTQRLGRALGLWSGPPFNQCQTFIFDPEGVIRDRRSHLFNWHGMTRLLGMLKKCQNFSFQPAQEQNDNPATTNFMFAKQDLNPTLC, encoded by the coding sequence ATGAACATAGGACATTCCACCCTGCCACACATGAGAGTTCCTGCACTGCTGAAGGGAAATATGATTGATTTGGATCTAGCGAGCTTAGAAGGACAATGGGGCATATTGTGTTGCCCTCCCAAACTTGAATTTTGCGATGCCGTGTTTCTCAATCAGTTTCGCAGAACCGTCCAAAAACAGGGCGCCCTTTTATTGGGTATGCAACACCCCGCCCACTTGTTTCGCGGATCGCACCTCCACACAATTAAAATCCTTTCCATCCCCTTGTTAATTGACTCAACACAACGTTTAGGTCGAGCCCTGGGCTTATGGAGTGGACCTCCCTTTAATCAATGCCAGACCTTCATCTTTGACCCAGAGGGAGTAATCAGAGACCGACGGAGCCATTTGTTCAATTGGCATGGCATGACCCGCCTTTTGGGCATGTTGAAAAAATGTCAGAATTTTTCGTTTCAGCCTGCTCAAGAACAAAACGATAATCCTGCTACCACCAATTTCATGTTTGCCAAACAGGATCTGAACCCAACCCTTTGCTGA
- a CDS encoding PIN/TRAM domain-containing protein, whose amino-acid sequence MIAPDSAFASFSKSQSLSIHQWMYLLFCLSVGMYGGLGHAPSQWTDALPNIVLWGATGLAVGCLALWLERHLTACHRSTLIGGSIGLIVALAGIGFVLIMGMGTGLLVMSSLTPWIGLPVFLLCPYIGMMVGIHISNILSLTPKAELQRNSSPHGSLIPSNTVQKLLDSSAIIDGRILPLCTTGFLEGPFLVPKSILHELQTLADSAHPSKRIKGKRGLDILSQLQKLPNLDVVIIEDWEPDILAVDHQLIAIAKNREAKIVTNDWNLAKVASVQGVFSLNVNDLTYQLRPLVLPGETIRVFIHKEGQGQEQGIAHLDDGTMVVVDHGATLVGQAVEVVVTRFMQTNTGRMIFSTPQSKNSPMFVNLQPPLKVASGYSRSLGEDLG is encoded by the coding sequence ATGATTGCGCCAGACTCTGCGTTTGCCTCCTTTTCAAAATCCCAATCTCTTTCCATTCATCAATGGATGTATCTCCTTTTTTGTCTAAGCGTGGGAATGTATGGTGGCCTTGGTCATGCTCCGTCTCAGTGGACCGATGCCCTTCCAAACATTGTTCTCTGGGGAGCCACAGGCTTAGCAGTCGGCTGCCTGGCTCTATGGTTAGAACGACATTTGACCGCATGTCACCGCTCTACCTTGATTGGTGGTAGTATTGGCCTCATCGTTGCCTTGGCGGGGATCGGTTTTGTATTGATCATGGGAATGGGAACAGGGCTGCTCGTGATGTCTTCTCTTACCCCGTGGATCGGGCTCCCTGTCTTTCTTCTCTGTCCGTACATCGGAATGATGGTTGGTATCCACATCTCCAACATCCTGTCACTGACCCCAAAAGCTGAACTACAAAGAAATTCCTCTCCTCACGGTTCGCTAATCCCATCGAACACCGTTCAAAAATTGCTGGATTCTAGCGCCATAATCGATGGCCGAATACTACCTCTCTGCACCACAGGCTTTTTGGAAGGTCCTTTCTTGGTTCCCAAAAGTATTCTGCATGAGCTCCAAACATTAGCCGACTCCGCTCACCCCTCTAAACGAATTAAGGGGAAGCGTGGGCTGGATATCTTATCCCAACTGCAGAAACTGCCCAATCTGGACGTGGTGATAATCGAGGATTGGGAACCCGACATATTAGCGGTTGACCATCAACTCATCGCCATAGCCAAAAACCGTGAAGCCAAGATCGTGACCAACGATTGGAATCTGGCAAAAGTCGCATCAGTTCAAGGTGTGTTCTCACTCAACGTGAACGATTTAACCTACCAATTACGCCCTTTGGTATTGCCTGGGGAAACCATACGTGTCTTCATTCACAAAGAGGGCCAGGGGCAGGAGCAGGGTATTGCCCATCTAGATGATGGAACGATGGTCGTCGTCGACCACGGTGCGACTCTGGTTGGTCAAGCGGTTGAGGTGGTGGTAACCCGTTTTATGCAAACGAACACGGGGCGAATGATTTTCTCAACTCCTCAGTCCAAAAACTCTCCTATGTTTGTCAATCTTCAACCACCTCTCAAGGTGGCTTCGGGATACTCTCGCAGCCTCGGGGAAGATCTTGGATGA